One genomic segment of Bacillota bacterium includes these proteins:
- a CDS encoding DUF1273 domain-containing protein, whose translation MLTACVTGHRRLGDPGQVRHLLAAALDRALAEGYAAWYTGMALGADQMAAEILLGKARRVVAVIPCDDYDRLWPASVRRRYRSLLVRMDDVVVYPGGPYAPWKPHARNRWMVDRSGLVVAVWDGRRTGGTYGTVGYARARGVPVRVVWPGAQG comes from the coding sequence GTGCTGACCGCGTGCGTCACCGGCCACCGCCGGCTGGGCGACCCTGGGCAGGTCAGGCACCTGCTGGCAGCCGCCCTCGACCGGGCTCTGGCCGAGGGGTACGCCGCCTGGTACACGGGCATGGCCCTGGGCGCGGACCAGATGGCGGCCGAGATCCTGCTCGGGAAGGCCCGCCGGGTGGTGGCGGTGATCCCGTGCGACGACTACGACCGGCTTTGGCCTGCATCCGTGCGGCGCAGGTACCGTTCCCTGCTTGTCCGGATGGACGACGTGGTGGTTTACCCGGGAGGACCGTATGCCCCCTGGAAGCCCCACGCGCGCAACAGGTGGATGGTCGACCGGTCGGGTCTGGTGGTTGCTGTTTGGGACGGCAGGCGCACGGGCGGCACGTACGGGACGGTGGGGTATGCTCGCGCCCGGGGTGTCCCCGTGCGGGTGGTTTGGCCGGGAGCGCAGGGTTGA